The bacterium genome includes the window TTTTTCAGAGGCTTTTTACGAGAGGGCAAATCAGGTCGGTTTTGGAATAATCATTTTAATCCTTTTCTTTGCATCTATGAATGATATAACAAGGATATTTGAGGGGTTTAAGTAATGCACCCGGTTTTGTTTAAGATAGGTCCACTCACCCTCTATACATATGGGCTTTTTCTGGCAATTGCCTTTATTGTTGGGCTATGGATTGCTGAAAGAAGGGCAAGAGAGATAAAAAAATATATCTCAAACATTGTTGTTTTAATTTTCATATCAGGGATAATTGGGGCAAGGCTATTTAATGCTATTTCAAACCCATCATCTTATTCATCATTTATTGAGGTTTTTATATCAAGGTCTGGTTTTACATTCCATGGCGGTTTAATATTTGCCATTGTTTGTGTTTTTTTCTATTGCAAAAAAAATGGCTTGTCGTTCCTTAAAATTGCCGATATTTTCTCTCCCTCCTTTGCTATTGGTATTGCTATTGGAAGAATAGGCTGCTTTTTTGAGGGTTGTTGTTTTGGAAAGCCAACAAACCTTCCCTGGGGAATTCTATTTCCTGTGGGAAGCTGGGGATGGAAGAAATTTGGAAATACCCCCCTTCATCCAACCCAGCTCTATTCATTTCTTTTAGATTTTATCTTATTCTTAATTCTCCTTAAGATTAAGCCAAAGAGGGATGGTTTTGTCTTTTTCTCATTCCTTTTGGGATACTCCATAATTCGCTTTTTTGTTGAATTTTTAAGGGAGCAACCCATTTTTCTTTTTTCCCTTACCCAACCACAGATTTTATTTCTTATAATTGGAATAATAAGCATTGTATGGTTTTTAAAACATTGAAAAACCTTTTTTGATTTAAGTATAATATTTACGATGTTCCTAGGAAGAGCCGATGTCCTTAAGACGCTTTTAAAAGCAAGGGATGAATTGCTTAAAGGAAAAGGTTCTCTTTATTTTATCTCTGGAATAAAAGGCTCTGGGAAAACTACCCTTCTTAAAAAAATTGCACAATCCATAAATGATATTGATGTAATTTATATTAACATTAAAAGATTAAGCCTTTCTATTGACCTATTCTGTATTTATTTTATTGGCAATATATTTTTCTTCCTTGCAAAGGAGGAGGGAGAAAAAGCAAGCTATTTTAATATAAAATTTCAGAAAAAAATTATTGAGGAATTAAATGACGAAGGGATAATAAGGAATCTTAATCCATTCTATGAAGAGCTACAAAAACAGAAGCCAGATTATAGCCTTCTCCTTAAGCTTGCCTTTCAATTCCCTTCTATTATTTCAAAAAATCTTTCAATTCCCCTTGTGCTTCTTTTGGACGAGATTCAAGAGATTTCCTTCGTTTCAAACTATAGGATAGACCCTTATAGTTTATTTAAAAAAGCAACAAGGGATGATGGTATTCTATGGATTCTTGCATCAGTCAAAAAAAACCTTCCCTTTGAAAACAAAATATCCCTTTCTGGATTTTTACCAGAAGATACAGAAAACCTCCTTTTAAATTTTAGTAAAAGTGCAAAGGAAAGGCTTTTTGAAATAAGTCAAGGAATTCCATATCCATTTTTTGTTCTTTTAGAAAGAATAGAAGATAAAGATAAAATAGATTCCTTTCTTGTAGATGAGGCATTAAGCAGCGAGATAGAGGAGAATGGAAGGCTTAATAATTATTGTGAGCAAATGATGGATTGTGCAATAAACGCAGCGCGGGGAGAAGGTCTTATTAGGAGCTGCCTTATCTCTTTAGCAAGGAATCCCCATCAAAATCTTACAAGCATTTCAAGGGATATAAGAAGAAGCACGGGTGTTACAAAGAGCCTCCTTTCAAGGCTTATGGAAACAGAAATTATAGAGAGAAAAGATAAAGGCTATTTTATTCCAAATAACCTTCTTAATTTATGGATAAACATCCATTATTATGGAAAAAGGCTTGAACTTAAAGACCCAATTATTAAGATGCTTAAAAAATTTAACAATCAAAGGGTTTCTGGAGAGATATTTGGAAAAGAAGGGTATGTAATTCTTCCTAAATTTTTGTCTATTAAGATAAGGGATGATGGTTTTATTGAGACAGATGGAGAAAAGGAGAGGTGGCTTATTAAGGTGCTAAAGGAGGGAATAGCTACCGAAAAAGAGCTGGAAGAATTAAAGAGTTATTCCGAAAAGACCAATTGTGTTGCCTGGTTTATTTCCTTTGATGGATTTTCATCCGATGTTTTCCTTCAAAAAGGAGAGATGATGCTTTCAATTGGAGATGATATAAAAACCATTCAAGAGATTTTGACAAAACAGGAATGATTAGGTATAATTTTTATAGGGCGGATGGCTCAGCGGGTAAGAGCGCCTGCTTCACACGCAGGAGGTCGCAGGTTCGAATCCTACTCTGCCCAGTTATAAATGAAAGAAACAATAGAATTACTTAAATTGCTCCAGGAAAAGGATATATTGCTTGCTGAAACACTTGAAATAATGGAGAGCATTCCAAAAATGCTAAAGGAAGAAGAGGAAAAAATACAGGTATTAAGAAGGGATTTTGATAAAAAAAATGCCAATCTTTCTGAGATAAAAAAGGATTTTCGGCACAAAGAGAGAGAACTTAAGGATTGTGAAGAGAAGACAAAGGGTTTTAAATCCCATTTTTATGAGGTAAAGACAAAGAAGGAGCTTGATGCTTTAGAGGACGAGATTAAAA containing:
- a CDS encoding ATP-binding protein, which produces MFLGRADVLKTLLKARDELLKGKGSLYFISGIKGSGKTTLLKKIAQSINDIDVIYINIKRLSLSIDLFCIYFIGNIFFFLAKEEGEKASYFNIKFQKKIIEELNDEGIIRNLNPFYEELQKQKPDYSLLLKLAFQFPSIISKNLSIPLVLLLDEIQEISFVSNYRIDPYSLFKKATRDDGILWILASVKKNLPFENKISLSGFLPEDTENLLLNFSKSAKERLFEISQGIPYPFFVLLERIEDKDKIDSFLVDEALSSEIEENGRLNNYCEQMMDCAINAARGEGLIRSCLISLARNPHQNLTSISRDIRRSTGVTKSLLSRLMETEIIERKDKGYFIPNNLLNLWINIHYYGKRLELKDPIIKMLKKFNNQRVSGEIFGKEGYVILPKFLSIKIRDDGFIETDGEKERWLIKVLKEGIATEKELEELKSYSEKTNCVAWFISFDGFSSDVFLQKGEMMLSIGDDIKTIQEILTKQE
- the lgt gene encoding prolipoprotein diacylglyceryl transferase, which gives rise to MHPVLFKIGPLTLYTYGLFLAIAFIVGLWIAERRAREIKKYISNIVVLIFISGIIGARLFNAISNPSSYSSFIEVFISRSGFTFHGGLIFAIVCVFFYCKKNGLSFLKIADIFSPSFAIGIAIGRIGCFFEGCCFGKPTNLPWGILFPVGSWGWKKFGNTPLHPTQLYSFLLDFILFLILLKIKPKRDGFVFFSFLLGYSIIRFFVEFLREQPIFLFSLTQPQILFLIIGIISIVWFLKH